From a region of the Vibrio ostreae genome:
- a CDS encoding GNAT family N-acetyltransferase, giving the protein MTISSADISHFLLQLSQQAKQQHCRFGVRIAATVPWHDSILADCLSDKSSVATVFQLGGEHVTHAEHVAFNKGQQFLGRECQLLICDVSAGLDANSFSAALGTLVGGGLLIVLGELPQKNSPATQWLNRCLDELPVITPRQLPLMPARQQRFGDIDFSQQNDAIDNVERVVSGHRKRPLVLTADRGRGKSSALGMAAARLMQSRNLHILVTAPSLASVAPLFRHAELGLQDAVIKRGEIRFGQSSVRFVAPDELINQTPDCDLLLVDEAAALPLPWLIALVDRYHRAVFSTTIHGYEGCGRGFTLKFLHWLQQERPQFRSQHIDQPIRWSLGDPLEAWHRRAFLLDYEFPALAADFSIAAVGYQQVSKQQLLQQPQLLSEIFSLLVNAHYQTSPNDLLHLLGDEAMSVYVAKSGQQEAKFGQQIVGCILAVREGGLNAELITQIQLGARRPRGQLAPVTLANQLGLTEAAQQACWRVMRIAVHPQCQQLGLGSQLLQHFIAHNPADYYATSFGATKHLIRFWLSNQFRAVKLGSQRDQASGCYSLLMVRASGGDWMSSAEQQFYQHLCYELKDSLQGLDTGLVQALMAARQSASSDQTVPYHLLSGYAHGGANYESVAVWIEQLLLALAPQQWLELSELMIAKVVQQRSWQECARRYHYTGRKQAEQDIRTELAKLLSNLHCKLTA; this is encoded by the coding sequence ATGACAATTTCCAGTGCAGACATTTCTCACTTTCTTTTGCAATTATCACAACAAGCCAAACAGCAGCATTGCCGCTTTGGGGTGCGTATTGCTGCCACAGTGCCATGGCATGACTCCATATTAGCAGATTGTCTGAGTGACAAATCTTCGGTTGCAACTGTCTTTCAGTTGGGCGGTGAGCATGTGACGCATGCTGAACATGTTGCCTTTAACAAAGGCCAGCAGTTTCTCGGACGTGAATGCCAGTTGCTGATTTGTGATGTCTCGGCGGGTCTGGACGCAAATAGTTTCAGTGCGGCGTTAGGGACTTTAGTCGGCGGCGGGCTGTTGATTGTGCTAGGGGAGCTGCCGCAAAAAAACAGTCCCGCCACGCAGTGGCTGAATCGCTGTCTGGATGAACTGCCAGTGATTACGCCGCGACAATTACCGCTAATGCCTGCCCGGCAACAGCGATTCGGCGATATCGATTTTTCTCAGCAGAATGACGCAATCGATAATGTCGAACGGGTAGTCAGCGGGCACCGTAAGCGGCCACTGGTGTTAACCGCCGATCGCGGACGCGGGAAAAGCAGTGCACTGGGCATGGCGGCGGCGCGTTTAATGCAAAGCCGTAATTTGCACATCCTGGTTACGGCGCCGTCTTTAGCCAGTGTGGCTCCGCTTTTTCGACATGCCGAGCTCGGTTTACAAGACGCGGTGATAAAAAGAGGGGAGATTCGATTCGGACAGTCGAGTGTGCGTTTTGTTGCACCGGATGAGTTAATCAATCAGACGCCGGATTGCGATCTGTTGTTGGTCGACGAGGCGGCGGCGCTGCCACTACCTTGGTTAATTGCGTTGGTGGACCGTTATCATCGCGCGGTGTTTTCTACCACGATTCATGGTTATGAAGGATGCGGGCGTGGCTTTACGCTCAAATTCCTTCACTGGCTACAGCAAGAGCGTCCGCAATTTCGAAGTCAGCATATTGACCAACCGATTCGCTGGAGCCTGGGTGATCCGCTGGAAGCATGGCATCGACGCGCGTTTTTACTTGATTATGAATTTCCAGCTTTGGCTGCAGATTTCTCCATCGCTGCGGTTGGTTATCAGCAGGTGAGTAAACAGCAACTGTTGCAGCAGCCACAACTGCTGTCTGAGATCTTCTCTTTATTGGTCAATGCTCATTATCAAACATCACCTAACGACCTGCTGCATCTGCTGGGTGATGAGGCCATGTCGGTGTATGTTGCTAAATCTGGGCAACAGGAGGCTAAATTTGGACAACAGATCGTGGGCTGCATTCTTGCGGTGCGCGAAGGTGGCCTGAATGCTGAGCTGATTACTCAGATTCAGCTCGGCGCCCGGCGCCCGAGAGGTCAGTTAGCGCCAGTGACGTTAGCCAATCAACTCGGGCTGACTGAGGCTGCGCAGCAAGCCTGTTGGCGGGTAATGCGGATTGCTGTGCACCCACAGTGCCAGCAACTCGGGCTTGGGTCTCAATTACTGCAGCACTTTATTGCGCACAATCCGGCGGACTATTACGCGACGAGCTTTGGCGCGACCAAGCATCTGATTCGCTTTTGGCTCAGCAACCAATTTCGAGCGGTCAAGCTCGGCTCGCAGCGCGATCAAGCCAGTGGCTGTTATTCACTGTTAATGGTCCGGGCGTCTGGTGGTGATTGGATGTCATCAGCTGAGCAGCAGTTTTATCAGCATCTGTGTTATGAATTAAAAGATAGTTTGCAGGGATTGGATACGGGGCTGGTGCAAGCGTTGATGGCGGCACGCCAGTCAGCAAGTTCTGACCAGACCGTCCCCTATCACTTATTGTCCGGCTATGCCCACGGTGGCGCGAACTACGAAAGTGTTGCCGTTTGGATTGAGCAACTTTTACTGGCTTTAGCGCCGCAGCAGTGGCTGGAGCTATCTGAGCTGATGATTGCGAAAGTGGTCCAGCAACGGTCATGGCAAGAATGTGCCAGACGTTATCATTACACTGGTCGTAAACAGGCCGAACAGGACATCCGTACGGAGTTGGCTAAGTTACTGAGTAATTTACACTGTAAACTGACAGCCTGA
- the aer2 gene encoding aerotaxis transducer Aer2, which produces MPFWNRKPQQQKHDSAPVSHVVQDETPAKASFGISNQHLLSALNAAQTALMMIDRDFKITYVNKQSMLLLKQHESLFKSVWPNFRAEEDFLLGYCIDLFHANPAHQRQMLSTPARLPYITTIDIRGVKIELNVGAILDHDGQYVGNTLEWRDVTAERQQENEVARLRAAIDQAQTAMVMIDRDFNITYINQETLNLFGKHEAKLRTVWSGFTASSDWLMGRCIDEFHRNPAHQRKMLSDPGNLPYSTDIAISDIKIELNVAAIFDKGGAYIGNTLEWRDVTEERAMDMQIGRLASAVEGMTTNLMMADPEGIIRYLNPSLTELLRSRQRELQQAFPGFDVDHLVGRNIDVFHKNPGHQRNIINNPDRLPFSSNIAVGALEFNLTCIAMHDSKGNYIGPALQWVDITEQQDGQRQVESLIQKAIDGQLHERINTAAYSGFMRELGDGINNLLDTLVEPLGQCIDVMSEVAEGNLNNQMPSDHQGEFGRLAEAVNTSIINLRNMVDKITKSSARVATASTEIADGNNDLSQRVEAQASNLEQTAASMEQMTATVRQNADNAKDANTVSNDAAKKASQGGQVVGQAINAMSEINTASKKIADIIGVIDEIAFQTNLLALNAAVEAARAGEQGRGFAVVAGEVRNLAQRSAAAAKEIKGLIKDSVEKVDEGSRLVNESGATLDELVEAVQKVSVLISQITSSSIEQSTGIDEINRAVTAMDEMTQQNASLVEEISAASQSLKDEGKELLNLMNFFATDSNITTFETKRSPIAAKPTGKRGNVRDLRANGKVANAKMNLSDDGDEWEEF; this is translated from the coding sequence ATGCCATTCTGGAACCGCAAACCCCAACAACAAAAACACGATAGCGCGCCAGTCAGTCACGTGGTGCAAGATGAGACTCCGGCCAAGGCGAGTTTTGGTATTTCCAATCAACATCTGCTGTCGGCGTTAAATGCTGCACAAACGGCATTAATGATGATCGACCGTGATTTCAAAATCACTTATGTCAACAAACAATCGATGCTGTTACTCAAACAGCATGAGAGCCTGTTCAAATCGGTATGGCCTAACTTTCGTGCTGAGGAAGACTTTTTACTCGGCTATTGTATCGATCTGTTTCATGCTAATCCGGCCCACCAGCGTCAGATGTTATCGACACCGGCTCGTCTGCCCTATATCACGACCATAGACATTCGCGGCGTTAAGATCGAACTTAACGTCGGCGCGATACTCGATCATGACGGACAGTATGTCGGTAACACCCTGGAGTGGCGTGATGTCACGGCAGAACGGCAGCAGGAAAATGAAGTGGCACGCCTGCGCGCGGCCATCGATCAGGCCCAAACCGCGATGGTCATGATTGATCGTGATTTCAATATCACTTACATCAACCAGGAAACGCTGAATCTGTTTGGTAAGCATGAAGCGAAACTACGCACTGTCTGGTCTGGTTTTACCGCTTCGTCAGACTGGCTGATGGGGCGTTGTATTGATGAGTTCCACCGCAATCCGGCCCACCAGCGCAAGATGCTCAGCGACCCGGGTAATCTGCCATACAGTACTGATATCGCCATCAGCGATATCAAAATAGAACTCAATGTTGCGGCAATTTTCGATAAGGGCGGTGCCTATATTGGCAACACGCTGGAATGGCGTGATGTGACCGAAGAGCGTGCGATGGACATGCAAATCGGTCGTCTTGCTTCTGCCGTTGAGGGCATGACCACCAACCTGATGATGGCTGACCCTGAAGGCATCATACGTTATCTCAATCCGTCGCTGACGGAATTACTGCGCAGCCGACAACGGGAGCTGCAGCAAGCATTTCCAGGTTTTGATGTTGATCATCTGGTCGGACGCAACATTGATGTTTTCCATAAAAACCCAGGCCATCAGCGTAATATCATTAATAATCCTGATCGCCTGCCATTCAGTTCCAATATTGCGGTCGGAGCGCTGGAGTTCAATCTGACCTGTATTGCGATGCATGACAGCAAAGGCAACTACATTGGTCCGGCACTGCAATGGGTGGATATCACCGAGCAACAGGATGGCCAGCGTCAGGTGGAAAGTCTGATTCAGAAAGCGATTGATGGTCAGTTGCATGAACGCATCAACACGGCCGCTTACAGTGGATTTATGCGGGAGCTGGGCGATGGTATTAATAATCTGCTTGATACTCTGGTTGAACCGCTTGGCCAGTGTATTGACGTGATGAGTGAGGTGGCTGAAGGCAACCTGAATAATCAGATGCCGTCTGATCATCAGGGTGAATTTGGGCGACTGGCTGAAGCGGTCAATACTTCGATCATCAACTTGCGCAATATGGTCGATAAGATCACGAAATCCTCGGCACGGGTGGCGACTGCCTCGACCGAAATTGCCGACGGGAATAATGACCTCAGTCAGCGCGTTGAAGCCCAGGCGTCAAATCTGGAGCAAACGGCAGCCAGTATGGAACAAATGACCGCGACAGTGCGCCAGAACGCTGATAACGCTAAAGATGCCAATACCGTGTCAAACGATGCGGCGAAAAAAGCCAGTCAGGGCGGCCAGGTGGTCGGGCAGGCCATTAACGCGATGAGCGAAATCAACACCGCGAGCAAGAAGATTGCTGACATCATCGGTGTGATTGATGAGATTGCATTCCAGACCAATCTGCTGGCGCTGAACGCCGCTGTCGAAGCGGCGCGGGCCGGTGAACAAGGGCGTGGATTTGCGGTTGTGGCGGGTGAAGTCCGTAACCTGGCACAGCGCAGTGCCGCGGCAGCGAAAGAGATTAAAGGCTTAATTAAAGACAGTGTCGAGAAAGTGGATGAAGGTTCACGCCTGGTGAATGAATCCGGTGCTACGCTGGATGAGTTAGTTGAAGCGGTGCAGAAAGTTTCGGTACTGATTAGCCAGATCACGTCATCGAGTATAGAGCAGTCGACCGGTATTGATGAGATCAATCGCGCGGTAACCGCCATGGATGAGATGACGCAGCAAAATGCCTCGCTGGTTGAGGAAATTTCGGCGGCGAGCCAGTCGCTGAAAGACGAAGGTAAAGAGCTGCTTAATCTGATGAACTTCTTTGCCACCGACAGCAACATTACGACCTTTGAGACCAAACGATCTCCAATCGCAGCCAAGCCAACCGGCAAGCGTGGCAATGTCAGGGATTTACGTGCCAATGGAAAAGTTGCCAACGCCAAGATGAATCTCAGTGACGATGGTGATGAATGGGAAGAGTTCTAA
- a CDS encoding chemotaxis protein CheW yields MHSQEFLSFILAQDEYGVPILDVREVRGWSEVRSVPNGPDYLLGVLDIRGEYVPIVDLRRRFNLEPACISATTVVIVLNDSAKQPLGLIVDGVAEVYELSQQQIKPAPGLSCSQPQPFIKGIASVKSGHLILIDVEALFDVSKLQHHSVEAAIM; encoded by the coding sequence ATGCACAGTCAGGAATTTTTAAGCTTCATTCTGGCACAAGATGAATATGGCGTACCCATTTTAGATGTACGTGAAGTGCGTGGCTGGAGCGAGGTACGTTCCGTCCCCAACGGTCCGGATTACTTACTCGGCGTTCTGGATATTCGTGGTGAATATGTGCCGATAGTTGATTTACGGCGTCGTTTCAATCTGGAACCGGCTTGCATTAGTGCCACCACCGTGGTGATTGTCCTTAATGACAGTGCCAAACAGCCGCTCGGACTTATCGTGGATGGTGTCGCTGAAGTGTACGAACTGTCGCAACAGCAGATAAAACCTGCGCCCGGTTTATCTTGTTCACAGCCGCAGCCTTTTATTAAAGGCATCGCCTCGGTCAAAAGTGGCCACCTAATTTTGATTGATGTTGAAGCTCTGTTTGATGTGAGCAAGCTGCAACACCATTCCGTCGAAGCTGCAATCATGTGA
- a CDS encoding STAS domain-containing protein — MFSLNESLDISNVVDCKVQYTQWLQQHSDDVIVLDAACVNRVDAAGLQLLVSFHHSARVAGKDLQFQNVSETLEEGLKVLGLDSILMGAQ, encoded by the coding sequence ATGTTTTCTCTCAATGAAAGTCTGGATATCAGCAATGTCGTTGATTGCAAGGTTCAATATACCCAGTGGCTTCAACAGCACAGTGATGATGTCATTGTGCTTGATGCTGCCTGCGTGAATCGTGTTGATGCGGCTGGATTGCAGCTGCTGGTTTCATTTCATCATTCTGCTCGGGTGGCCGGAAAAGATTTACAGTTTCAAAACGTATCTGAGACGCTTGAGGAAGGCCTTAAAGTCTTGGGACTGGACAGCATACTTATGGGTGCTCAGTAA
- a CDS encoding response regulator, translating into MTKILAVDDSISIRQMVSHTLKDAGFEVETANDGQDALIKAQRTKFDVIISDVNMPNMGGFELVKAIRGNPQYKFIPILMLTTETSTEKKQQGKQAGATGWIVKPFNPDTLLKTLQRVL; encoded by the coding sequence ATGACTAAAATTCTCGCCGTCGATGATTCGATCTCTATTCGCCAGATGGTCAGTCATACTCTTAAAGACGCTGGCTTTGAAGTAGAAACGGCCAATGATGGCCAGGATGCGCTAATCAAGGCGCAGCGTACTAAATTTGATGTGATTATTTCCGATGTCAACATGCCTAACATGGGCGGCTTCGAATTGGTTAAAGCGATTCGGGGTAATCCACAGTACAAGTTTATTCCTATTCTGATGTTAACCACTGAAACCAGTACCGAGAAAAAACAGCAAGGCAAACAGGCCGGTGCGACCGGTTGGATAGTCAAACCGTTTAATCCGGACACGCTGCTCAAAACGCTGCAACGAGTCCTGTAA
- a CDS encoding chemotaxis protein CheW — protein MASHDASAMNADFLSFRLASELYGVAICDIEEIRVWEHPTPIPRAPHFVKGVINLRGMIVPIMDLRLRFGIGSNDYLPTTVVLVVRSEFGEQTRLMGLVVDAVSDVIGQGDNELFPAIGETSIAPYLQGLLNVGEEVMSLLDTEALLDIQRLLGEEA, from the coding sequence ATGGCCAGTCATGATGCTTCGGCAATGAATGCCGACTTTCTCAGTTTTCGTCTGGCCAGTGAATTGTATGGCGTGGCGATTTGCGACATTGAAGAAATCCGCGTCTGGGAGCATCCTACGCCGATTCCTCGCGCGCCTCATTTCGTCAAAGGAGTGATTAATCTGCGCGGTATGATAGTTCCTATCATGGATTTGCGTCTGCGTTTCGGCATCGGCTCTAACGATTATCTGCCGACTACCGTGGTGTTAGTGGTGCGCAGTGAGTTCGGTGAACAAACTCGTCTGATGGGCCTGGTAGTGGATGCGGTCAGTGACGTCATCGGCCAGGGTGACAACGAGTTGTTTCCCGCTATTGGCGAGACGTCAATTGCTCCGTATCTGCAAGGCCTGCTCAATGTCGGTGAAGAGGTGATGTCGCTGCTGGATACCGAAGCCCTGCTGGATATCCAGCGTTTACTGGGCGAGGAGGCGTGA
- a CDS encoding chemotaxis protein CheA codes for MALDMEQLRKMFYEECRENLEVLENVLLHLDPQQADDETINTIFRAAHSIKGGAATFNLLDISEFTHSVEAYLDLVRNHQTQLSSNSVDVLLKSCDMIRELLHGHEQGSPCDTAMTHQVGLELSALLKGTEHQTGQSGQQAATPLRSGSDSSAHSAPGEWQLQFVPHRELFFSGNDPLRILRELQQLDPQCQLDVDSRALPELLELEPELCYLAWRIRLSAALEESDIREIFEWVEDECDLHLNRIASELPGSEDMAAGDNDAQGAASSLTPVVNTAGDLTPVGLVEEGAKVATPDVSTAAKVSAAPILAAEPAVKAAVKPAKSESSVTSIRVDIDKVDSLINLVGELVITQSMLTEIGNDFSMDKLEKLKSGLAQLLQNSKDLQENVLNIRMLPMSFAFSRFPRLVRDLCGRLEKKVELKIEGENTELDKTVLERIVDPLVHLVRNGIDHGIEQPHQRLQAGKSETGCVELKAYHQGGSIVIEVKDDGAGIDCERIWRKAVEKGVLPADSRREDISDKQVMSLIFAPGFSTAEQVSDISGRGVGMDVVKRNIEELGGHIELDSELGRGSHFTINLPLTLAILDGQLVKVGQEVYIIPLLTIIESIQINPACVKLASGGVELYRLREDNIPILRLQDELEMGASGPLDKRLLCFVEAAGNRVGLLVDELLDQQQVVIKSLESNYAKVAGISGATILGDGSVSLILDIQGLITNYLKRRSQTQKVIAA; via the coding sequence ATGGCTTTAGATATGGAGCAACTGCGCAAGATGTTTTACGAGGAATGTCGTGAAAATCTTGAAGTGCTGGAAAATGTGTTACTACATCTCGACCCGCAACAGGCCGATGATGAAACCATTAATACTATTTTTCGGGCCGCCCATTCTATCAAAGGCGGTGCCGCGACATTCAATTTACTCGATATCAGCGAGTTTACCCATTCCGTTGAGGCTTATCTTGACCTGGTTCGCAACCATCAGACGCAACTCAGCAGTAACAGCGTCGATGTACTATTGAAAAGTTGCGACATGATACGCGAGTTACTTCATGGTCATGAACAGGGCTCTCCGTGTGACACGGCAATGACACATCAAGTCGGGCTCGAATTGAGCGCCTTGCTCAAAGGCACGGAACATCAAACGGGACAAAGTGGTCAACAAGCCGCAACGCCACTTCGTTCCGGCAGTGATTCCTCTGCCCACTCCGCGCCCGGAGAATGGCAATTACAGTTTGTACCTCATCGCGAGTTGTTCTTCAGTGGTAATGATCCGCTGCGTATTTTGCGTGAGTTGCAACAGCTTGACCCGCAATGCCAGCTCGACGTCGATAGCCGTGCTTTACCTGAATTGCTCGAACTCGAGCCTGAGCTGTGTTATCTGGCGTGGCGGATCCGGCTCAGTGCAGCGCTCGAAGAGAGTGACATTCGGGAGATATTTGAATGGGTTGAAGATGAATGTGACCTGCATCTTAATCGAATAGCGTCTGAGCTGCCGGGCAGCGAGGACATGGCTGCCGGTGACAATGATGCGCAAGGTGCAGCTTCGTCATTAACCCCGGTAGTCAATACCGCTGGTGACTTAACACCTGTTGGGCTGGTTGAGGAAGGAGCGAAGGTCGCCACGCCTGATGTGAGTACTGCAGCTAAGGTGAGTGCGGCGCCTATTCTAGCGGCTGAGCCAGCAGTCAAAGCGGCAGTGAAACCAGCCAAATCTGAGTCCAGCGTCACTTCTATCAGGGTGGATATCGATAAAGTTGACAGCCTGATTAATCTGGTCGGCGAACTGGTGATTACCCAATCCATGTTAACCGAAATTGGCAACGACTTTTCGATGGATAAGCTGGAAAAACTCAAATCCGGCTTGGCGCAACTACTGCAAAATAGTAAAGATCTACAGGAAAACGTACTCAATATTCGCATGTTGCCAATGAGTTTTGCGTTTAGTCGCTTTCCCCGCTTGGTACGTGATTTGTGTGGCCGGCTGGAGAAAAAGGTAGAGCTTAAAATTGAAGGCGAAAATACCGAACTCGATAAAACCGTGCTGGAGCGTATTGTGGACCCGCTGGTTCACCTGGTACGTAACGGCATTGACCACGGTATAGAGCAGCCACACCAGCGGCTGCAGGCCGGTAAATCAGAAACCGGTTGTGTGGAACTGAAAGCCTACCATCAGGGGGGCTCAATTGTTATTGAAGTCAAAGACGATGGTGCCGGGATTGATTGTGAGCGAATCTGGCGCAAGGCGGTGGAGAAAGGTGTGTTACCCGCAGACAGCCGACGCGAAGATATCAGTGATAAACAGGTGATGAGCCTGATTTTCGCTCCGGGATTTTCCACCGCAGAACAGGTGTCTGATATTTCCGGCCGCGGGGTGGGCATGGATGTGGTGAAACGCAACATTGAAGAGCTTGGCGGGCATATTGAGCTGGATTCTGAACTGGGACGCGGCAGCCATTTTACTATCAATCTGCCGCTGACCCTGGCTATCCTCGACGGCCAACTGGTTAAGGTTGGTCAGGAGGTCTACATCATTCCTCTGCTGACTATCATCGAATCGATCCAGATTAACCCCGCCTGCGTCAAACTGGCTTCCGGCGGTGTCGAACTGTATCGCTTGCGGGAAGACAATATTCCGATACTGCGCCTGCAGGATGAACTGGAAATGGGTGCCAGCGGCCCGCTGGATAAGCGCTTGCTCTGTTTTGTTGAAGCGGCGGGCAATCGGGTCGGTTTGCTGGTTGATGAGTTACTTGATCAGCAACAGGTGGTGATCAAGAGCCTGGAGTCCAATTATGCCAAGGTGGCCGGTATCTCGGGAGCAACCATTCTTGGAGATGGCTCGGTGTCTTTGATCCTGGATATTCAGGGGCTGATTACCAATTATCTGAAACGTCGCAGTCAGACCCAGAAAGTGATTGCTGCCTGA
- a CDS encoding ParB/RepB/Spo0J family partition protein, which produces MAIKTSDLNAKLFGKANKRRASTPAEAQAAAKEQAQVIELSVAGEELVTFELVRIPADEVESQTRVFAENAREQAFLNEHALSDVLTTLRERGQQYPAVGRRCEDGRIEVLDGSRRRMSCILAGQEFLIYVGEHINGEHAKFLSDVANAHKPLSLYEKGREMQAKLDSGEAEDQKALAKIFQCSEALVSGALKAAALPLELLQAYPNVVELGRPTIVKLHKQFNDLSEAQQRELLAKCHQSDGFVWQRCDAQGVARITKEVTETLEAWIQELVPPKRAVSNKVDLIKGRASYARKGSNLALNLKKVDDALMKEILEFVEQKLS; this is translated from the coding sequence ATGGCAATTAAAACGTCTGATCTGAATGCAAAACTGTTTGGCAAGGCCAATAAACGTCGTGCGTCAACACCCGCGGAAGCTCAGGCAGCAGCCAAAGAGCAGGCGCAGGTGATTGAACTGTCTGTGGCCGGTGAAGAGCTGGTGACTTTCGAACTGGTACGTATACCTGCTGACGAAGTAGAGAGTCAGACCCGGGTATTTGCCGAAAACGCCCGTGAACAGGCTTTTCTTAACGAGCATGCCCTGTCGGATGTCCTGACCACCTTACGTGAACGTGGGCAACAGTATCCGGCGGTCGGACGCCGGTGTGAGGATGGCCGTATTGAGGTTCTCGATGGCAGCCGTCGTCGTATGTCTTGTATTTTGGCCGGCCAAGAGTTCTTGATTTACGTTGGTGAGCACATTAATGGCGAACACGCCAAGTTCCTGTCTGACGTAGCAAATGCGCATAAACCTCTGTCGCTGTATGAGAAAGGGCGTGAAATGCAGGCCAAACTCGACAGCGGTGAAGCAGAAGATCAGAAAGCGCTGGCTAAGATATTCCAGTGCAGTGAAGCTCTGGTCAGCGGCGCGCTGAAAGCCGCGGCACTGCCACTTGAGTTGCTGCAGGCTTATCCTAATGTGGTAGAACTGGGTCGGCCGACCATCGTCAAGCTGCATAAGCAGTTTAATGACCTGAGTGAAGCCCAGCAGCGAGAGCTGTTGGCTAAGTGTCATCAGAGTGATGGTTTCGTCTGGCAGCGTTGTGATGCTCAGGGTGTTGCCCGTATCACCAAAGAAGTAACTGAGACGCTGGAAGCCTGGATTCAGGAACTGGTCCCCCCCAAGCGTGCCGTGAGCAACAAGGTTGATCTTATCAAAGGTCGTGCAAGTTATGCGCGCAAAGGCTCTAATCTGGCGCTGAATCTGAAAAAAGTCGACGATGCGTTGATGAAAGAGATTCTGGAATTTGTTGAGCAGAAACTGAGTTGA
- a CDS encoding ABC transporter substrate-binding protein produces MKHFIKGLVLAAAVAASQVNAETQSLNVYAWGGYLPEASLKKFEQQEGVTINYSTFENNESMYTKLKLLKGSGYDVVFASAYFIEKMGREGLLSELDHNQIPNMKDTVPALLGQAHDPQNKYSLPYIWGVTGLSYNETAIPQGITKWQDLWDSQYRQQVMLIDDIRDVFGMALKMNGYSINTKNEQEIEKAYQSLAALKDNVLLYNSDAPHVPYVSGEATLGMQWNGNAYQGQQDMPELKFVMPEEGAVLWMDNFTIPSGSQQKALAHKFINFMYQPENQAEIVNSLGYASATKGGRALLPEALRNNTTIFPSDEDMAKGEFINDVGPQALAIYEKYWQRLRN; encoded by the coding sequence ATGAAACATTTCATCAAAGGATTGGTATTGGCTGCGGCCGTCGCGGCGTCGCAAGTCAACGCTGAAACACAAAGCCTGAACGTGTATGCCTGGGGCGGTTACCTGCCTGAAGCATCGTTGAAAAAGTTTGAACAGCAAGAAGGTGTCACCATCAACTATTCTACTTTCGAGAATAATGAGTCGATGTATACCAAGCTCAAACTTCTCAAAGGTAGTGGTTATGATGTGGTGTTCGCCTCCGCCTATTTTATCGAAAAAATGGGCCGAGAAGGTTTGTTGAGCGAACTCGACCACAACCAAATCCCGAACATGAAGGATACGGTGCCTGCCCTGCTTGGTCAGGCTCATGATCCACAAAACAAGTATTCATTGCCGTACATCTGGGGGGTGACCGGATTAAGTTATAACGAAACAGCCATCCCGCAAGGCATCACTAAATGGCAAGATTTATGGGACAGCCAATACCGCCAGCAAGTCATGCTGATCGACGACATCCGTGATGTGTTTGGTATGGCGCTTAAAATGAATGGTTACAGCATCAATACCAAAAACGAGCAAGAAATTGAAAAAGCGTACCAATCTCTCGCAGCGCTGAAAGATAACGTTTTGCTGTATAACTCAGACGCGCCGCATGTACCTTACGTATCAGGTGAAGCGACCTTAGGTATGCAATGGAACGGCAACGCCTATCAGGGACAACAAGATATGCCGGAACTGAAGTTTGTTATGCCGGAAGAAGGGGCGGTATTGTGGATGGACAACTTCACCATCCCGTCCGGCAGCCAACAAAAAGCCCTGGCACATAAGTTTATCAACTTTATGTACCAGCCTGAAAACCAAGCCGAAATCGTCAACAGCCTGGGTTATGCCTCAGCAACCAAAGGCGGACGAGCCTTGCTGCCGGAAGCGCTGCGTAACAACACCACTATCTTCCCTTCTGATGAAGATATGGCGAAAGGCGAATTTATCAATGATGTCGGCCCGCAAGCGCTGGCTATCTACGAAAAATACTGGCAGCGCCTGAGAAACTAA